In Primulina huaijiensis isolate GDHJ02 unplaced genomic scaffold, ASM1229523v2 scaffold23605, whole genome shotgun sequence, the sequence ACATCTACGTAATCCCCGACCTTGTAGATCCGGAGGTAGGTCGACAGATGGGTGGGACCCTTCTTCCTGAAAGGACGAGCGAACAGATCCCGAGTACGCGCCCTCAATCCGTGTCCCGCCGGCATTTTTTCAGTGTTCTTGCTAGCTCGCCCTGTCTCTCTGTGAGAAAAGAAGAGAAATGGGTGCTAGTGCTAGACTTTCTCGAGGTATTTGGGCCGGTGGATCCaataatttattgaatttgtTTCTAAATATGGGTTTTTATTAATATTGGGCCTGCTAACAAGAACaaaggaaataaaattaattttccaaGGTTcgtgaacaaaaaaaaaaaacaattaagaaCAAGTTTAATCTAgcttttattataatattatattaattgataaataaaaacatCTTAAATTGATCTCCTCGATGTGCATAATTATCCTACTTAaattatctattatctattaatAATTACTGTGtataaatcaaaaaataaaaagagttgaattaattaatttattcgaCTGATTTTATAACAAAGAAATGACACCATATATCATTCTAAAAAATTtagtattatatatttttattatttgtggacgacaaataattaaataaaatattatattgaaaataataatttattgcaCGTAcgatatgtgttttaatttgttAAGTTTGTATTATTATATAACTATGATGGTCTTGAAGACTTACCCTGTCATagttatattttatgtaatttgaGAGGCAAAGCAGTGTTGATAAACTCCAAGTAAATTCATATTTATGGAAACGTCGTCGTATTTTCACCTAAAATCCTACTGACCATGTAGTAGTAATCTTGGAAGAGTTTATCGTGAAAAAGTGAATAATATCAATTTGCGTGGCAATTAAGGTTGAAATTTGTCGGTTCTAGGAATTAATAAACCCCAATATCAGAATTTGCTGCAAATTTAGAGGCCTTTAATTAGATTAGATATACCAGTTGTTTCCgatgttttaaataaataagaaacCGAAATCGCAAATAGAAAAATGTAAACTATATGCGAAAGTATATTTATTGACATTAGGCACTAACTTCATGCACGTTATATTGTTTGGTGCGGAAAAAACACTTTTTTAACCTCTATAGCGgataattttagttatttctAAGGACTGTTTTAATTCTACAAGTTTAATAGGGAAATAGTGAATTTAACCTTATAAGTTGTTTTCTGGGTTATCTAAAATGTTAAAAGTTGTATCTTAGTTATGTaacgtttttttttgttttcagttTTATTTCATCGAAACGTTGACGTTGTGTTAGATACGTTACGCCAACATTTTATGTTGTATTgtaaaatataacttttttaaaaaaataaaaaaccttAATAtataggggaagttggtgaaaaattctcaatcaaaatatttctttgggttcactccctatccacaaaattgtggtactatgtcatacaaaatatggtacatttcatgtgaaaatgtggtacacttcatgtggaaatgtggtactaaaaaagtacccagatactgaacacaaaaaaaatcgacggctgaaGAAGACTGAAGACCAATTTCCCATAATATATACTAGACAATCCTGCTCAAGTGCTATATATGAAGCCTTTAATGCATTCCATGCATCTATGCTCTTTCACAAAGTTCAAAAAACTATCAATCAATCTCCATTGCAATGGCCACCACTTTCGCTGTGAAATTCACTTCCACCATTATCATCACTTTCTTTCTCTCTGCAACTTTCATTCCTGCTGGAAAGTCCCAAGAATATTTCGCAAGGAAAGTATCCAGACAAGAAATGAGCCTCGGCAGACAAAAACTCAGCCACCTCCACTTCTACTTCCACGACATAGTGAGTGGGCGAAACCCCACCGCCGTGCGTGTAGCGGAGGCCGCCGTCACAAACTCCTCCGTCACCAGCTTCGGCGCAGTGGTGATGATGGACGACCCTTTGACTGTTGGCCCAGAAATGAGCTCTAAAATCGTGGGGAGAGCACAAGGGATATACGCGTCGGCCGATTTGAATAACTTAGGGTTTTTGATGGTACTGAACTACGCTTTCACGGAGGGGAAATTCAACGGCAGCACGCTCAGTATATTGGGGAGGAACGCTGTTTTCTCCGGCGTGAGGGAGATGCCGGTGGTGGGCGGCAGCGGTGTATTCCGGTTTGCGCGTGGGTATGCTCAGGCGAGGACTCATACTTTGGACCTGAAAACTTTGGATGCTGTGGTAGAGTACAATGTCTATGCTTTCCATTATTGaagaattaatttaaatatatatttgccaTGTTTCCATTAAATAAAGAGTGTCCTAATATTTATTAACTTAATTATCTTTTTATTGAAGTTGAGATAAACATTTTGTGTGTCATATAAATAATTAGAACTCTGTGTTCTATATCTATTTACCACCAGATTTATATATACTCAGAAATATTCGATGAAGTAAATTTACCATAGACAAAATAATTGTTTCGATACACTATAGTTCAGTCCAAGGCCAAGTTATCTGGCTATAATATTAATTCTTTATGACAAACGATATAACATAAGCTTTTTAAACGAAATTGATTTCGTTCGAGACTAATTTCGAATCAAATGACGTTTAAGAGACACTTTGGTTTCACTTTTTTGCTTTTAAATATGATGTTAGATGCGATAAAAAACGCGCAATACTCAAATAATATATCATCATTCGTAACAAACGGTTTCCTAGTAAGCAAGCTAAGGATGGATACATTTTTCGTTAAAAATTGGTTTATTTAATTCTATTATATATCCTTTGCGTGCGTTTGCCTGATTCGGATTCCAGTGGAACAAGGCCAAAGCATGCTGcagcttttcttttcttttctttttttctctcttgtaTTTTTCTTGGTATattgattaatatatattttgaattgtGTTATACCttgtaaaaatcaatttttcatCGTTCTAATTTGAAAAACTTTTAGTTTATTATCCCACTTTCtttgtatatattatgataACTAATATGGTTTGGAAATTAGCATGGAATAAGTTAACCCAAAGGAAGGTTAGATACACTGACTTTTCAAGTTCTTAGTATATCGTATTATAATAGGTAAAGGTGCTTTCAATTAACTAAGAAAGGCTTCCTTTAATTTAAACAATTTTAGTTACCTCTCTCGCTCAATTTTCTTTACATTTTCGCTATCAAGTGTAACAAATGTGATTTACTATTTTACGTGTTAATGGAATTTATCTCCTACTTGTAAAATTAAGTATTTTCGTCACTTGGATGATGTGTGGCTCTAATCCTACCAAATAGTTTAAATAAGTTGTGTTGAAATTCTACTAATCCGTACGAAGACGGTCCTAAACGGGCCAGCTCGTGCAAGTCACCCACTACGGGTTCTGGTTGACCGACAGGTGAgagacaaaatttaaaaaatagatatctaagaatatttttagtgaaaatcgttatatttttgtaataaGTACTTTGTCTAACATTTATAAGTttgaaatcaataatttaaaattctattttgattttttttacaatttttatttttaaaatgatcaaattcaatgaattatataaaattGTCAATTTTTATTAAGTTGATCCACGAGCTGACCTAACTAACCGAACAACATATCTTGAATTGGCCTgtgtatataataaataaataaatttacaataaaaatataaatttttaacgaATAATAATCTCAAAACAATAGAGTTATGTTTGACATGTTTTATAAGAAAAAGatccttaaaaataattttcaaaaaatttatataaataaaaaatattaattcaaaataaattactCGAGGATTAGAAGTATTTAGTAGGAAAAAGTTTACAATACTTTATCCAAAACgaatttaaaaatactagtaTTATTTTCATAACTCATCAATTAGAAACTATGTCTTTTACGAGATGATGCTACATATTATCAATGAGACGAGTTAATTTAgtatatatttataatgaaaaataataattttaacataaaaattaatattttttcttgatttgagtcgaatcaaatatttttcttgcaaaattaATTTGGGAGAATGTAACAAATAGCTAAGATGACATATTAAGAATCCTTAGTAACCCATTACAATATAAAACTCAAATTAGATAACACGAGCACaacaacaattatttattttgcaaGACCTATGAAACAAAATCATATGATAGGAgaattttgattgaaaattCAAATGCATTTACAAAACGGATCCAAAACACCAATAAATACTATTAAAACAAGAAATATTTGTAAGTCATTGCTATATCACgaacacataaaaaaatttacaggtcgacaataaatattttcataatatgagatgaaaaaaacataaaataataatagcaATTCAGCATCTTTGAGAATTAGACattataccaaaaatattatatttggttaaacaattaattgagggagacaacaaaaatatttagaattttggatttgggattttttttttttgacttaaAATATGGGAATGAAGAAGAATCTTGGGTAAAgggtaaaataatatttttatataaaaaattttaaaatataaatttt encodes:
- the LOC140967150 gene encoding dirigent protein 22-like, with product MATTFAVKFTSTIIITFFLSATFIPAGKSQEYFARKVSRQEMSLGRQKLSHLHFYFHDIVSGRNPTAVRVAEAAVTNSSVTSFGAVVMMDDPLTVGPEMSSKIVGRAQGIYASADLNNLGFLMVLNYAFTEGKFNGSTLSILGRNAVFSGVREMPVVGGSGVFRFARGYAQARTHTLDLKTLDAVVEYNVYAFHY